The Triticum dicoccoides isolate Atlit2015 ecotype Zavitan chromosome 6A, WEW_v2.0, whole genome shotgun sequence genome has a window encoding:
- the LOC119319256 gene encoding acetylserotonin O-methyltransferase 1-like produces MTLKLLMEVSPQELLESLAELQNHVLGYVKSTSLKCAVDLGIPAAIHKRGGTATLADIAADAKVHPAKVADLRRMMALLSASGIFTTTAAAGAGDDGGATDDTAAVQYGLTTTGRFLVGWRNLSPVAPFFVNSLIVSSFFDLPAWLTSEPAPAGAASLFEQAHGCSRQEMAGKDAGFGGVLRDAMTADSELFLEVIIVDKGRIFRGVSSIVDVGAGNGAGTRVVAKAFPRIKCTVLDLPQSVGQAAAAGDDNLSFVAGDMFESIPPADAVLLKNVLRDWGHDDCVKILQRCKEAIPARSAGGKVIIIDMVRGSLLGDKKIAEVEALQDMFAMCTNGVERDESEWKRIFSDAGFGQDYKIMPVLGPLSVIEIYP; encoded by the exons ATGACGCTCAAGCTCCTAATGGAAGTGAGCCCGCAGGAGCTGCTGGAgtctctggcggagctccagaaccaCGTGCTCGGCTACGTCAAGTCCACGTCGCTCAAGTGCGCCGTGGACCTCGGCATCCCGGCCGCCATCCATAAGCGCGGCGGCACCGCCACCCTGGCCGACATCGCGGCCGACGCCAAGGTGCACCCGGCCAAGGTCGCCGACCTCCGGCGCATGATGGCGCTGCTCAGTGCCTCGGGCATcttcaccaccaccgccgccgccggcgccggggACGACGGCGGTGCGACCGACGACACGGCCGCCGTGCAGTACGGGCTGACCACGACGGGCCGCTTCCTCGTCGGCTGGCGCAACCTGTCCCCCGTGGCGCCCTTCTTCGTGAACTCTCTCATCGTCTCCTCCTTCTTCGACCTGCCTGCCTGGCTCACGAGCGAGCCGGCGCCGGCCGGCGCTGCGTCCCTCTTCGAGCAGGCGCACGGCTGCTCCCGGCAGGAGATGGCGGGCAAGGACGCCGGGTTCGGCGGCGTCCTCAGAGACGCCATGACCGCCGACAGCGAGCTCTTCCTGGAAGTCATTATTGTTGACAAGGGCCGCATCTTCCGCGGGGTGAGCTCCATCGTCGACGTCGGCGCCGGCAACGGCGCCGGCACGCGGGTGGTCGCCAAGGCGTTCCCGCGCATCAAGTGCACCGTGCTGGACCTTCCTCAGTCCGtcggccaggccgccgccgccggcgacgacaACCTGAGTTTCGTCGCAGGTGACATGTTCGAATCCATTCCACCGGCGGATGCTGTCCTGCTCAAG AATGTTCTGCGTGACTGGGGCCACGACGACTGCGTCAAGATACTTCAACGTTGCAAGGAAGCCATCCCCGCCAGGAGTGCCGGAGGGAAGGTGATAATCATAGACATGGTAAGAGGGTCTCTGCTCGGCGATAAGAAGATCGCCGAGGTGGAAGCCTTGCAGGACATGTTCGCGATGTGCACCAACGGGGTGGAACGGGACGAGAGCGAGTGGAAGAGGATCTTTTCCGACGCTGGATTCGGCCAAGATTACAAGATCATGCCGGTGTTGGGTCCCTTATCAGTGATTGAGATCTACCCATGA